A DNA window from Myxococcales bacterium contains the following coding sequences:
- a CDS encoding DUF1015 domain-containing protein: MAEIAPLTPLCYDRRAPLERLVAPPYDVISPEGREALAAQDPNNVVHLILPEGEGDTRYGHAATHLAEMRATGALVRDEEPGYFRYDQTFRPPGAPAGAPTLTRTGFLAAVRLSPFSDRVVLPHERTLSGPKVDRLKLFRATRTNLSPGFMLYRDPERALDEHLAQARPLAELTTDDGVVHRLSKITGPSALRAITRQVAQSSLLIADGHHRYETAVAYAAEIASQNPGAPDRAEFRYFMAFLANGDDPNLVVFPTHRHAHDLSGFSFDALLAGAGTRGLFDVTVLGVGATADSLLARLTHAGERAPSFVACAPDGRAALLSLRPTADLADHPTLGAQVEPLRRSDVALLHGAILEDLCGITKEAQAAKTNLYYVQDAGQALAEVRGGRGDVLFLMNATPTRVVREIAEAGEVMPQKSTFFYPKVLTGLTIHTLEPGRTVAAMP, encoded by the coding sequence ATGGCCGAGATCGCCCCGCTCACACCCCTCTGCTACGACCGCCGCGCGCCGCTCGAGCGCCTGGTCGCGCCGCCCTACGACGTCATCTCTCCGGAGGGGCGTGAGGCGCTCGCCGCGCAGGATCCGAACAACGTCGTGCACCTGATCCTGCCGGAGGGCGAGGGGGACACTCGCTACGGCCACGCCGCCACGCACCTCGCGGAAATGCGCGCGACCGGCGCGCTGGTGCGGGACGAGGAGCCTGGGTACTTCCGCTATGATCAGACCTTTCGTCCCCCGGGGGCGCCGGCGGGCGCGCCGACGCTGACGCGCACCGGCTTCCTCGCCGCGGTGCGGCTCTCGCCGTTCTCCGACCGCGTCGTGCTGCCCCACGAGCGCACACTGTCCGGGCCGAAGGTCGATCGGCTCAAGCTCTTCCGCGCCACGCGCACGAACCTGAGCCCCGGGTTCATGCTCTACCGCGATCCCGAGCGCGCGCTCGACGAGCACCTCGCCCAGGCCCGCCCGCTCGCGGAGCTCACCACCGATGATGGCGTGGTGCACCGGCTCTCCAAGATCACAGGCCCGTCGGCGCTCCGCGCGATCACGAGGCAGGTCGCGCAGAGCTCGCTCCTCATCGCAGACGGCCACCATCGCTACGAGACGGCCGTCGCCTACGCGGCCGAGATCGCGAGCCAGAACCCAGGTGCGCCGGACCGCGCCGAGTTCCGCTACTTCATGGCCTTCCTCGCGAACGGCGACGACCCGAACCTCGTCGTATTCCCCACGCACCGCCACGCGCACGATCTGTCGGGCTTCTCCTTCGACGCGCTGCTCGCGGGGGCCGGGACGCGCGGGCTGTTCGACGTGACCGTGTTGGGGGTCGGGGCTACCGCCGACTCGCTGCTCGCGCGCCTGACGCACGCCGGCGAGCGCGCGCCGAGCTTCGTGGCGTGCGCGCCCGACGGCCGCGCCGCGCTGCTCTCCCTCCGACCCACCGCAGACCTCGCCGACCACCCGACCCTCGGCGCGCAGGTCGAGCCCTTGCGCCGCTCGGATGTGGCGCTCCTCCACGGCGCGATCCTGGAGGACCTGTGCGGGATCACGAAGGAGGCGCAGGCGGCGAAGACCAACCTCTACTACGTGCAAGACGCCGGGCAGGCCCTCGCCGAGGTGCGCGGCGGCCGCGGCGACGTCCTCTTCCTCATGAACGCGACGCCCACCCGGGTCGTGCGCGAGATCGCCGAGGCCGGGGAGGTCATGCCGCAGAAGAGCACCTTCTTCTACCCGAAGGTCCTCACCGGCCTCACGATCCACACCCTCGAGCCCGGGCGCACGGTCGCGGCCATGCCCTGA